The Pseudodesulfovibrio sp. zrk46 genome contains a region encoding:
- a CDS encoding 50S ribosomal protein L25, translated as MAELLKLNVQERTELGKGPNRRLRATGMVPGIYYDAQGNNIPVKMEMVPLQKAYQALGNAQVFDLVLEKDGKTETHPSLMWRVRNEPVSGTPEHVDFFGVDLEKEIKVAVHFEITGRSPGVKLGGRLEQYREFVEVICKPMDIPASIALDISEMNLLDSIRIEDVEFPEGVTPVFDENFAVLHVSAKRVEVAEEEGEEGAEAAEAAE; from the coding sequence ATGGCAGAACTGCTGAAACTCAACGTTCAGGAACGCACTGAACTGGGCAAAGGCCCCAATCGTCGTCTCCGTGCCACCGGCATGGTTCCCGGTATCTACTACGATGCACAGGGCAACAACATTCCCGTTAAGATGGAAATGGTTCCCTTGCAGAAAGCTTACCAGGCACTCGGTAACGCACAGGTCTTCGATCTGGTCCTGGAAAAGGACGGCAAGACCGAAACCCATCCTTCTCTGATGTGGCGCGTCCGCAACGAGCCGGTATCGGGTACCCCTGAGCACGTCGACTTCTTCGGTGTAGACCTTGAGAAAGAAATCAAGGTTGCTGTTCACTTCGAAATCACCGGCCGTTCCCCGGGCGTCAAGCTTGGTGGCCGCCTCGAGCAGTACCGCGAATTTGTGGAAGTCATTTGTAAGCCCATGGACATCCCCGCTTCCATCGCTCTCGACATCTCCGAGATGAACCTGCTGGATTCCATCCGCATCGAGGACGTGGAATTCCCCGAAGGCGTAACGCCTGTCTTCGACGAAAACTTCGCCGTCCTGCACGTCTCCGCCAAGCGCGTGGAAGTTGCTGAGGAAGAAGGTGAAGAGGGTGCTGAAGCCGCTGAAGCAGCTGAATAG
- a CDS encoding bifunctional riboflavin kinase/FAD synthetase — protein MIIARTIEELEGVIAGSCVTIGNFDGVHKGHQRLIRLACSRAKAQGLLSVVVTFDPHPLRVLRNDAPPFITLTEQKLELISQYGPEACLLLEFNMEMAKLAPEQFVQKYLIDGLNMKEMIIGYDYHLGKGRAGNFETLSKLGKDRGFTVDRLEPVSIDGAVVSSTRIRDLVQAGKVWPVRPLLGRFYQVKGEVVHGMNRGGRLLGFPTANLKLVDELHPKPGVYAIWVEVDNEVHMGVANIGKNPTFGNDALSVEAHLIDFNGDLYGRDIRVHFVQRIRDERKFSGIDELKDRITKDVDLGRQILSQPEAEIRVTHADLANETAEV, from the coding sequence ATGATCATCGCAAGAACCATAGAAGAACTGGAAGGCGTCATCGCCGGGTCCTGTGTGACCATCGGCAACTTTGACGGCGTCCACAAAGGCCATCAGCGCCTCATCCGCCTTGCCTGCTCCCGAGCAAAGGCGCAAGGGCTACTGAGCGTAGTCGTCACTTTTGACCCTCATCCGCTCCGAGTGCTGCGCAACGATGCTCCGCCCTTCATCACGCTGACCGAGCAGAAACTCGAGCTTATCTCCCAATATGGCCCTGAGGCCTGCCTGCTTCTTGAGTTCAACATGGAAATGGCCAAACTCGCTCCCGAACAGTTCGTCCAGAAATATCTGATCGACGGCCTGAACATGAAGGAAATGATCATCGGCTACGACTATCACCTGGGCAAAGGTCGCGCAGGCAATTTCGAAACCCTTTCCAAACTCGGCAAGGACCGCGGTTTCACCGTTGATCGCCTTGAACCCGTGTCAATCGACGGCGCGGTGGTCAGTTCCACCCGCATCCGCGATCTGGTACAGGCTGGCAAAGTATGGCCCGTACGCCCGCTGCTAGGCCGCTTCTATCAGGTCAAAGGCGAAGTCGTGCATGGCATGAACCGTGGTGGCCGTTTGCTCGGCTTCCCCACCGCCAACCTCAAGCTGGTTGACGAACTCCATCCCAAACCCGGCGTCTACGCCATCTGGGTTGAGGTAGACAACGAAGTACACATGGGCGTGGCCAACATCGGCAAGAACCCTACCTTTGGCAACGACGCCCTGTCTGTGGAAGCGCACCTCATCGACTTCAACGGCGACCTGTATGGCCGCGACATCCGCGTACACTTTGTGCAACGCATCCGCGATGAAAGAAAATTTTCTGGTATTGACGAACTCAAGGATCGCATCACCAAGGATGTGGATCTGGGCCGTCAAATCCTATCCCAACCCGAGGCCGAAATCCGGGTAACTCACGCCGACCTCGCAAACGAAACGGCAGAAGTGTAA
- a CDS encoding ribose-phosphate pyrophosphokinase yields the protein MHGELKIISGSASPKLAEAICEHLGTKPAPVLRERFSDGEIRIEIGENVRGDDVFVVQPTCSPVNYHLMELCLMLDALKRASASRVTAVVPYFGYARQDRKVVPRAPISAKLVADMLGTAGMQRLVTCDLHAGQIQGFFDCPVDNLFAAPVLLEELRERDDDFVIISPDAGGVERARAYAKRLGASLAIVDKRRDAPNQAKAMHIIGDVKDKVAVVIDDMIDTAGTMCAAANVIMDNGAKDVMACATHPVLSGPAHQRLQESAFSEVIVTDTIPLKDDGNCCDKVKVRSVASLLAKAINNVHTESSVSVLFV from the coding sequence ATGCATGGTGAGTTGAAAATCATCTCCGGTTCCGCCAGCCCGAAGCTGGCAGAGGCCATTTGCGAACACTTGGGCACCAAACCGGCGCCGGTACTTCGTGAACGTTTTTCCGACGGTGAAATCCGCATCGAAATCGGCGAGAACGTGCGCGGCGACGACGTGTTCGTAGTGCAGCCCACCTGCTCTCCCGTAAACTACCATCTGATGGAACTGTGCCTGATGCTGGACGCCCTGAAGCGCGCCAGTGCCTCGCGCGTTACCGCAGTGGTTCCCTACTTCGGCTACGCTCGCCAGGACCGCAAGGTCGTTCCCAGAGCTCCCATTTCCGCCAAGCTGGTAGCTGACATGCTCGGCACCGCTGGCATGCAGCGTCTGGTCACCTGTGACCTGCACGCCGGTCAGATCCAGGGCTTCTTTGACTGTCCGGTGGACAACCTGTTCGCCGCTCCGGTCCTGCTGGAAGAACTGCGCGAGCGTGATGACGACTTCGTCATCATCTCCCCTGATGCTGGCGGCGTGGAACGTGCCCGTGCCTACGCCAAGCGCCTCGGCGCCTCCCTGGCCATCGTGGACAAGCGCCGCGATGCACCCAACCAGGCCAAGGCCATGCACATCATCGGTGACGTCAAGGACAAGGTCGCTGTGGTTATCGACGACATGATCGATACTGCCGGCACCATGTGCGCCGCCGCCAATGTCATCATGGATAATGGCGCCAAGGACGTTATGGCATGCGCCACCCACCCGGTGCTGTCCGGTCCGGCTCACCAGCGCCTGCAGGAATCCGCCTTCTCCGAAGTGATCGTCACCGACACCATTCCGCTCAAGGATGACGGCAACTGCTGCGACAAGGTCAAGGTCCGCTCCGTAGCATCCCTGTTGGCCAAAGCTATCAATAACGTACACACGGAATCGTCCGTGTCCGTACTCTTCGTATAA
- the rho gene encoding transcription termination factor Rho, with amino-acid sequence MKELTDLAVQLEVENPSSLRKQELIFELLQQCASQNGQIFGDGVLEILPDGFGFLRSPMYSYMPGPDDIYVSPSQIRRFGLRKGDMVSGQIRPPKEGERYFALLRVSEIGMEKPEHTKNLVLFDNLTPLYPQEQLKLENGDKNFSARIIDLLAPIGKGQRGVIVAPPRTGKTIMLQTIANSINANHPEVDLIVLLIDERPEEVTDMQRTVKAEVVSSTFDEPPTRHVQVADMVIEKAKRLVERGRDVVILLDSITRLGRAYNAVTPSSGRVLSGGIDANALQRPKRFFGAARNVEEGGSLTIISTALIDTGSRMDEVIFEEFKGTGNMELYLDRHLSEKRVYPAIDINRSGTRKEELLLGDDVLNRVWILRKLLSPMSAIDSMEFLRGKMKGTKNNKDFLDSMSK; translated from the coding sequence ATGAAAGAACTCACGGACCTGGCTGTTCAGCTCGAGGTGGAGAACCCCAGCAGCTTGCGCAAGCAGGAGCTCATCTTTGAGTTGCTACAGCAGTGCGCTTCACAGAACGGCCAGATCTTCGGCGACGGTGTCCTTGAGATCCTGCCCGACGGTTTCGGTTTCCTCCGTTCTCCCATGTACTCCTACATGCCCGGCCCGGACGATATTTATGTTTCTCCTTCACAGATTCGCCGCTTCGGCCTTCGTAAAGGAGACATGGTTTCCGGCCAGATTCGCCCGCCCAAGGAAGGGGAACGTTACTTCGCCCTGCTCCGCGTCAGCGAGATCGGCATGGAGAAGCCGGAGCACACCAAGAATCTGGTGCTGTTCGACAACCTGACTCCCCTCTATCCTCAGGAACAGCTGAAGCTGGAAAACGGGGACAAGAATTTCTCCGCACGCATCATCGACCTGCTCGCCCCCATCGGTAAGGGCCAGCGCGGCGTCATCGTGGCACCGCCCCGTACGGGTAAGACGATCATGCTGCAGACCATCGCCAACTCCATCAACGCAAACCATCCTGAAGTCGACCTCATCGTCCTCCTCATTGACGAGCGTCCCGAGGAAGTGACGGACATGCAGCGTACGGTCAAGGCCGAGGTGGTGTCCTCCACCTTTGACGAGCCACCGACCCGCCACGTCCAGGTTGCCGACATGGTCATTGAAAAGGCCAAGCGCCTTGTCGAGCGAGGCCGCGACGTGGTCATCCTGCTCGACTCCATCACCCGCCTGGGTCGCGCCTACAACGCTGTTACACCGTCCTCCGGCCGCGTCCTTTCCGGCGGTATCGACGCCAACGCACTGCAGCGCCCCAAGCGCTTCTTCGGTGCTGCCCGTAACGTGGAGGAAGGCGGCTCTCTGACCATCATCTCCACCGCGCTCATCGATACCGGCTCCCGCATGGACGAAGTCATCTTCGAAGAGTTCAAGGGCACCGGCAACATGGAACTCTATCTGGACCGTCATCTCTCCGAGAAGCGCGTCTACCCTGCCATCGACATCAACCGCTCCGGCACCCGCAAGGAAGAGCTGCTGCTCGGCGACGACGTTCTCAACCGCGTCTGGATCCTGCGCAAACTGCTCTCCCCCATGAGCGCCATCGACTCCATGGAGTTCCTGCGCGGCAAGATGAAGGGAACCAAGAACAACAAGGACTTCCTTGATTCCATGAGCAAATAG
- a CDS encoding CarD family transcriptional regulator, which produces MFKVNELVVYPSQGVGRVERIESQEIGGVKADFYIVRILSNNVTLMVPVLNAINVGLRSVCSKRIGQAIFESLNDRSEFTGYTGQNWNRRYREYSEKLKSGDLSDVAYVLKELFLIGKDKELSFGERRLLEQAMGLVSMELAHSLGRDQEEVKEAINEMFADVIAAQEGDEDE; this is translated from the coding sequence GTGTTCAAGGTCAATGAGTTAGTTGTATACCCTTCCCAGGGCGTCGGTCGCGTAGAGCGTATCGAGTCCCAGGAAATCGGCGGCGTGAAGGCCGATTTCTATATTGTTCGCATCTTAAGCAACAACGTGACCTTGATGGTTCCGGTGCTGAATGCCATTAACGTCGGCCTGCGCTCCGTGTGCAGTAAACGCATCGGTCAGGCGATTTTCGAATCCCTCAATGACCGATCCGAATTCACCGGCTACACCGGTCAGAACTGGAACCGTCGCTACCGCGAATATTCCGAAAAGCTGAAATCCGGCGATCTTTCCGATGTTGCATACGTTCTCAAGGAGCTTTTCCTCATTGGAAAAGACAAAGAACTCTCCTTTGGTGAGCGTCGCTTGCTGGAGCAGGCAATGGGCCTCGTATCCATGGAACTGGCCCACTCACTGGGTCGAGACCAGGAAGAGGTCAAAGAAGCCATCAACGAAATGTTTGCCGATGTCATCGCTGCTCAAGAAGGCGACGAAGACGAATAA
- the ispE gene encoding 4-(cytidine 5'-diphospho)-2-C-methyl-D-erythritol kinase: MSTHEPISESILASPAKVNLHLRILGLREDGYHELHTLFYPVMGLYDTIRIEPGHDEHMFMRCPENPDLESASNLIFKAWKGFGAATGYQPGMFVTLNKKIPMGGGLGGGSSNAATILRWLNENAGERALPQEQLIQLAAALGADVPFFLMDGPAWAGGIGEKLTPSDISLAGMTMLIACPDIHVNTPWAYKAWDEANGFPKSSEPLTSTDNDTKNPSPVAAPEVMNDFEEVVFAKHPKLRKIKESLIKHGAASAAMSGSGASLFGLFRDRDTAMSAAQALENNGLEIFTTDCQ; this comes from the coding sequence ATGTCCACGCACGAGCCTATTTCCGAATCCATTCTGGCCTCTCCGGCCAAGGTCAATCTGCACTTGCGCATTCTTGGATTGCGCGAAGATGGGTACCATGAGCTGCACACTCTGTTCTATCCGGTGATGGGGCTTTACGATACCATCCGCATTGAGCCGGGGCATGACGAGCACATGTTCATGCGTTGCCCGGAGAATCCGGATCTGGAATCTGCCTCCAATCTCATTTTTAAGGCGTGGAAGGGATTTGGTGCGGCAACAGGATATCAGCCCGGCATGTTCGTGACGCTGAACAAAAAGATTCCCATGGGAGGCGGCCTCGGTGGCGGCAGCTCAAATGCGGCCACCATTCTGCGCTGGTTGAATGAAAACGCTGGAGAACGCGCCCTGCCTCAGGAACAACTTATTCAGTTGGCAGCAGCGCTGGGGGCGGACGTGCCCTTCTTCCTTATGGATGGGCCTGCATGGGCTGGCGGCATCGGCGAAAAGCTGACTCCATCTGATATTTCACTGGCTGGAATGACTATGCTCATTGCCTGCCCGGACATCCATGTGAACACCCCGTGGGCGTACAAGGCGTGGGATGAAGCCAATGGATTCCCCAAATCAAGTGAACCCTTGACAAGCACGGATAACGATACTAAGAATCCGTCTCCCGTCGCGGCCCCGGAAGTGATGAACGACTTCGAGGAAGTGGTTTTCGCGAAGCACCCGAAACTTCGCAAAATCAAGGAATCGCTCATCAAACACGGAGCTGCATCCGCCGCCATGAGCGGCTCGGGAGCCTCCCTGTTCGGGCTCTTCCGTGACAGGGATACAGCCATGTCCGCTGCACAGGCTCTCGAAAATAACGGGCTTGAAATTTTCACGACGGACTGTCAATAA
- a CDS encoding Do family serine endopeptidase: MIRQCSKLTLALVLVLAMPILAQANGLPVFTELAARAGKSVAFISTEKTSTAAPRGQQFRGQIPEGHPFRDFFERFDQFFGPQGQGQGQPHKQRGQGSGFVITADGLIVTNNHVIDGADKITVKFQDDKKEYVAKVIGNDKETDLAVIKIDVDRRLPVLALGDSNAIQVGEWVLAIGNPYGLDNTVTAGIISAKHRIIGAGPFDNFLQTDASINPGNSGGPLLNMQGEVIGINTAINAAAENIGFAIPSSQAKKIIAQLREGKTVKRGWLGVTIQPVSETQAKALGLDEATGALIASVGKGQPADKAGVKQGDVVLEVNGLTVADNNELLRAIAGLLPGEKAKLTLWRNGKTVTRTVTLGQRGEDTMATMRPEKPQKSDAVLGMSLKPVNEKEASALGLDKAQGLLVVDVDPTAAAADEGVRQGDVILQANQADVNSADELEKVIQRDKKRGAVMLLIKRQGQNLFVALPLDGK, translated from the coding sequence ATGATACGTCAATGTTCCAAACTCACCCTTGCCCTTGTTCTTGTGCTGGCTATGCCGATTCTTGCACAAGCCAACGGCCTTCCCGTATTCACCGAACTCGCTGCAAGAGCGGGCAAATCAGTGGCGTTTATCTCCACCGAAAAGACCTCGACTGCAGCACCCCGTGGCCAGCAGTTCCGCGGCCAGATTCCCGAAGGGCATCCGTTCAGAGACTTCTTTGAGCGTTTTGACCAGTTCTTCGGCCCGCAGGGCCAGGGACAGGGCCAGCCGCACAAGCAGCGTGGTCAGGGTTCCGGCTTCGTCATCACGGCCGACGGCCTGATCGTGACCAACAACCACGTCATCGATGGCGCGGACAAGATTACGGTCAAGTTCCAGGACGATAAGAAGGAATATGTGGCCAAGGTCATCGGTAACGACAAGGAAACCGACCTCGCCGTCATCAAGATTGATGTCGACCGCCGCCTGCCCGTCCTCGCTCTGGGCGACTCCAACGCCATCCAGGTGGGTGAATGGGTGCTGGCCATCGGTAACCCCTATGGTCTGGATAACACCGTCACCGCAGGCATCATCTCTGCCAAGCACCGTATCATCGGCGCTGGCCCGTTCGACAACTTCCTGCAGACCGATGCATCCATCAACCCGGGTAACTCCGGCGGCCCGCTGCTGAACATGCAGGGCGAAGTCATCGGCATCAACACGGCCATCAACGCCGCTGCCGAGAACATCGGTTTTGCCATCCCGTCCAGCCAGGCCAAAAAGATCATCGCGCAGCTGCGTGAAGGCAAGACCGTCAAGCGCGGCTGGCTCGGCGTAACCATCCAGCCCGTGAGCGAGACTCAGGCCAAGGCACTTGGTCTTGATGAAGCGACCGGAGCACTCATCGCCTCTGTTGGCAAGGGCCAGCCCGCCGATAAGGCTGGAGTGAAGCAGGGCGACGTAGTCCTTGAAGTTAATGGCCTTACTGTTGCCGACAACAACGAACTGCTGCGAGCCATCGCAGGCCTTCTGCCCGGCGAAAAGGCAAAGCTCACCTTGTGGCGTAACGGCAAGACCGTCACCCGCACTGTGACTCTGGGTCAGCGCGGCGAGGACACCATGGCCACCATGCGTCCCGAAAAGCCGCAGAAGTCCGATGCTGTGCTGGGCATGTCCCTCAAGCCCGTGAATGAGAAGGAAGCATCCGCACTCGGCCTCGACAAGGCTCAGGGCCTGCTCGTGGTTGATGTTGATCCCACTGCCGCCGCAGCCGATGAAGGCGTGCGTCAGGGCGATGTGATCCTTCAGGCCAACCAGGCGGACGTCAACTCCGCAGATGAGTTGGAGAAGGTCATCCAGCGCGACAAGAAGCGCGGCGCGGTCATGCTCCTGATCAAGCGTCAGGGCCAAAACCTGTTCGTGGCATTGCCCCTCGACGGGAAGTAA
- a CDS encoding M48 family metallopeptidase produces MRRLFTIFPAFFAAMLLILAPAMNARAGVLTPDKLTIRKENEMGRNFDRLIRQQMSMVGDTYITDYVDELVQNVVKGKRPMPFKVRSAVVANPLLNAFAIPGGYIYIFTGLIQDVTSESQLVGVIAHELAHVSQRHVASRLEKQGKIGMLTMAGVLAGIFLGMAGGSNQAGAALMAGAQGIGTAAMLQYSQDDEREADHVGLNSMIKAGYNPEGMPQTFEIMKKKHWFDNGRQNVPSYLSTHPGLSERITYLNDRIKRMPKTLTERKDDNAQLKRVQALVRSKLSAPDTALGYYISKPENTYTALDYMAVGVIQERLKARDKAQIAIEKALQMAPKDPLVSREAGIFYFKSGDRKKAFQYLQMAVIKNQRDALGLFYFARLQAENDQYKRAAENMRKVMEIVPEDWEVHHHLGMILGESGDQFGGNLQLAYAALYGGNKGKARYHKGLAAQLAKTPAQQEELKQFDAVFSEWTKPVK; encoded by the coding sequence GTGCGACGCCTTTTCACCATATTCCCCGCTTTTTTTGCAGCCATGCTGCTGATTCTCGCACCGGCCATGAACGCTCGTGCCGGAGTTCTTACTCCGGACAAGCTCACTATCCGAAAAGAGAACGAGATGGGCCGCAACTTTGACCGTCTCATCCGTCAGCAGATGAGCATGGTAGGCGACACCTACATCACTGACTACGTGGACGAGCTCGTACAGAACGTGGTCAAAGGCAAACGGCCCATGCCCTTCAAAGTCAGAAGTGCTGTCGTTGCCAACCCATTGCTCAACGCATTCGCCATCCCGGGTGGCTACATCTACATTTTCACTGGCCTGATCCAGGATGTGACCAGCGAGTCGCAACTGGTCGGCGTCATTGCGCACGAATTGGCGCACGTTTCCCAACGTCATGTGGCCAGCCGTCTTGAAAAACAAGGCAAGATAGGCATGCTGACCATGGCTGGTGTTCTGGCCGGCATTTTCCTCGGCATGGCCGGAGGATCCAACCAAGCTGGTGCAGCCCTCATGGCAGGCGCACAAGGCATTGGAACAGCAGCCATGCTGCAATATTCTCAGGACGACGAACGGGAAGCTGACCACGTAGGTCTCAACTCCATGATCAAAGCCGGCTACAACCCGGAAGGGATGCCGCAAACCTTCGAGATCATGAAGAAGAAGCACTGGTTCGACAATGGCAGACAGAACGTGCCATCCTACCTGTCTACTCACCCCGGCTTGTCCGAGCGTATCACCTATCTGAACGACCGCATCAAGCGGATGCCCAAGACGCTCACCGAGCGCAAAGACGACAACGCCCAGTTGAAACGCGTTCAGGCGCTTGTCCGCTCCAAGCTCTCCGCACCCGACACTGCGTTGGGCTACTATATAAGCAAGCCCGAAAACACCTATACGGCCTTGGACTATATGGCCGTGGGAGTTATTCAGGAACGACTCAAAGCACGCGACAAGGCCCAGATAGCGATTGAGAAGGCCCTGCAAATGGCTCCCAAGGATCCGCTTGTTTCACGAGAAGCCGGTATTTTCTACTTCAAGAGCGGTGATCGCAAAAAGGCGTTCCAGTATCTCCAGATGGCGGTCATCAAGAACCAGCGTGACGCTTTGGGGCTGTTCTACTTCGCCCGTCTCCAGGCTGAAAATGATCAGTACAAGCGGGCCGCGGAAAATATGCGCAAGGTCATGGAGATCGTGCCGGAAGACTGGGAGGTACACCATCACCTCGGCATGATCCTGGGCGAGTCAGGCGATCAGTTCGGCGGCAACCTTCAGCTAGCCTATGCCGCTCTCTATGGTGGCAACAAGGGAAAAGCCCGATACCACAAGGGATTGGCAGCACAATTGGCCAAGACACCTGCTCAGCAGGAAGAACTCAAACAATTTGACGCGGTCTTCAGCGAGTGGACCAAGCCAGTCAAATAA
- a CDS encoding chloride channel protein, which produces MLNQFIRYWQDFAKSYSTIASFRWLVIGVLVGTLSGLVAVAFFWLVEIGKFFLQHNLAGIVSPEPAGEGIFHGPAGEFRPWLIPVFTTGTALLTGWLVNRFIPETITGGTDGTDATINAFHNHGGVIKARVAIIRGLCSVLTIASGGSAGREGPITQMGAGVGSWLAKKFDFSAKERRLLLLSGAAGGLGAIFRAPLGGALTAVEVIYREDFEAEAILPSVMSSVVSYSIFTFFFGTEPIFGIPRFSFHDPRELIFYAILAFVCAGAGWMYIRTFYFIKFNVFYPLREKIGIIWSMGLGGLAMGLLGILYPYTATDGLITGGLLSGGYGWLELAILGQIPALGMCYIIVGKTLATSVTIGSGMSGGMFAPALFVGGMSGGLVGKVGHELFPNIVTQPGAYILVGMAAFFAGVANAPIGPLIMVTELTQGYGLLAPLMLASALCLVLSRNISLYEHQVENKFESPAHAEDATINVLEQMHVVDFYNPGDVIVLEESTTLKALTDIIANSDQLYFPVKNDEGQYVGMVSIHNVRNWMFEEDLHDLVVVRDLMSRPVYVRPDYDLYQALLRFVNTDYGQIPVVNQIDTNEIEGLINRDDVFQAYAEAIAEVKGDNE; this is translated from the coding sequence ATGCTCAACCAGTTCATCAGATACTGGCAGGATTTCGCAAAATCCTACTCAACCATTGCTTCATTTCGCTGGCTGGTCATCGGCGTACTTGTCGGCACCCTGTCCGGCTTGGTCGCCGTCGCCTTCTTCTGGCTGGTGGAAATCGGCAAATTCTTTCTCCAGCACAACCTGGCGGGTATCGTTTCCCCGGAACCGGCTGGTGAAGGGATCTTCCACGGTCCAGCGGGCGAGTTCCGTCCATGGCTCATCCCGGTGTTCACTACCGGCACCGCCCTCCTAACAGGGTGGTTAGTCAACCGATTCATCCCTGAGACCATCACCGGCGGCACCGACGGCACCGATGCTACCATCAACGCTTTCCACAATCATGGTGGCGTCATCAAGGCCCGCGTAGCCATCATCCGCGGCCTCTGCTCTGTCCTGACCATTGCGTCCGGTGGTAGTGCCGGTCGCGAAGGCCCCATTACTCAGATGGGCGCTGGAGTGGGTTCCTGGCTTGCCAAGAAATTCGATTTTTCTGCAAAAGAACGTCGCCTGCTCCTGCTCTCTGGTGCAGCTGGCGGCCTGGGCGCCATTTTCCGTGCACCGCTTGGTGGTGCATTGACCGCCGTCGAGGTTATCTACCGCGAGGACTTCGAGGCTGAGGCGATCCTGCCTTCGGTCATGAGTTCGGTAGTATCCTACTCCATCTTCACGTTCTTCTTCGGCACCGAGCCCATCTTTGGCATCCCGCGCTTCTCGTTCCACGACCCACGCGAGCTGATCTTCTACGCGATTCTCGCATTTGTCTGCGCCGGTGCTGGCTGGATGTACATCCGCACCTTCTATTTCATTAAATTCAATGTCTTCTACCCGCTGCGCGAGAAGATCGGCATCATCTGGTCCATGGGACTGGGCGGTCTGGCCATGGGCCTGCTGGGTATTCTGTACCCCTACACCGCCACTGACGGCCTGATCACCGGCGGCCTGCTCTCAGGCGGCTACGGCTGGTTGGAGCTCGCCATTCTCGGCCAGATTCCCGCCCTTGGCATGTGCTACATCATCGTGGGTAAGACCCTTGCTACGTCCGTCACCATCGGCTCCGGCATGTCCGGCGGCATGTTCGCACCCGCCCTGTTTGTGGGCGGCATGTCCGGCGGTCTGGTTGGCAAGGTTGGGCACGAACTCTTCCCCAATATCGTCACCCAGCCCGGTGCCTACATCCTTGTTGGTATGGCCGCCTTCTTCGCAGGTGTGGCAAACGCCCCCATCGGCCCGCTGATCATGGTCACCGAGCTCACACAGGGTTACGGCCTGCTGGCCCCGCTCATGCTCGCCTCGGCACTCTGTCTGGTCCTGAGCCGCAACATATCGCTCTATGAGCATCAGGTGGAGAACAAGTTCGAATCCCCGGCACACGCCGAAGATGCCACCATTAACGTGCTCGAACAGATGCACGTGGTGGACTTCTACAACCCCGGCGATGTGATCGTGCTGGAGGAATCCACTACGCTTAAGGCGCTCACAGATATCATCGCCAACTCGGATCAGCTCTACTTCCCTGTCAAAAATGATGAAGGCCAATACGTGGGCATGGTCTCCATCCACAACGTCCGCAACTGGATGTTCGAGGAAGACCTGCACGATCTGGTAGTGGTACGCGACCTCATGTCTCGCCCGGTTTACGTGCGCCCGGACTATGACCTTTATCAGGCCCTGCTCCGCTTCGTGAACACCGACTACGGCCAGATTCCAGTGGTTAACCAAATCGACACCAACGAGATCGAAGGCCTCATCAACCGTGATGATGTGTTCCAGGCCTACGCCGAAGCTATTGCCGAAGTTAAGGGCGATAACGAGTAA
- the pth gene encoding aminoacyl-tRNA hydrolase produces MEYKGLIVGLGNPGPKYEDTRHNIGFMLVDRILSVAESRKNMKLEKIDESGDYELWKVKFAGAYRLLAKPLTYMNLSGKAVSKICGRHGLTPEQVMVVHDELDLPVGRMKVKKGGGNNGHNGLESIQDSLNTPNFFRLRLGVGRPADKFKPISEWVLEPFFPENAEHLPAIIEHAVKGLDIYYRRGVGFATQHINSFSIEPPVEKEADKPQESSTDA; encoded by the coding sequence ATGGAATACAAAGGACTTATCGTCGGTTTGGGCAATCCTGGCCCCAAGTACGAGGATACCCGACACAACATCGGGTTCATGCTCGTGGACCGTATTCTGTCCGTGGCCGAGTCCCGCAAGAACATGAAGCTGGAGAAGATCGACGAATCCGGCGACTATGAATTGTGGAAGGTCAAGTTTGCCGGAGCGTACCGGCTTCTTGCCAAACCCCTGACCTACATGAACCTAAGCGGCAAGGCAGTATCCAAGATCTGTGGCCGCCACGGCCTGACACCTGAACAGGTTATGGTGGTCCACGACGAGCTGGATCTTCCGGTGGGCCGCATGAAGGTTAAAAAGGGAGGCGGCAATAATGGGCACAATGGCCTGGAGTCTATCCAGGACAGCCTGAATACGCCTAATTTCTTCCGCCTGCGACTGGGTGTCGGTCGACCGGCGGACAAGTTCAAGCCCATCAGCGAATGGGTGCTGGAACCGTTCTTTCCTGAGAATGCCGAGCACCTGCCCGCCATCATTGAGCACGCCGTCAAGGGGCTCGACATTTACTATCGACGGGGCGTGGGCTTTGCCACCCAGCATATCAACAGTTTTTCCATTGAGCCGCCCGTAGAAAAGGAAGCGGACAAGCCGCAGGAATCATCGACAGACGCGTAA